The following are from one region of the Lytechinus variegatus isolate NC3 chromosome 4, Lvar_3.0, whole genome shotgun sequence genome:
- the LOC121413074 gene encoding uncharacterized protein LOC121413074: MSYDLRKSQKSTKSAKQAQTGPPSKSTYKRPNPFSPKTLADQPAVDPLSSPSSENLSRSGPAKPVAMATPDSVAQPDHLIHDEYMPSKYESFLTKKFEGMLEKAVDRLAKKIEAVESLLGASVEYERQRVNALQDHQQRMEAKLKALEQEVSKLRADAVKNEAAVNKSERFSRRNNIRIVGIDETEPTSRSEVIGATSQPQQSENCIEIAEDKLRSLFGISSKVERAHRDGKKVSGKPRHILVKLLSYRDKVEVMKKARDVLKKEKFFIIDDLTSADLYEKRKWAKQVQSLYTQGVRMRFYAGKWRLRGGDAYNFEETSRDTSHHVGHDSFNSASGYA, translated from the coding sequence ATGTCGTACGATTTGCGTAAGTCACAAAAATCGACTAAGAGTGCCAAGCAAGCTCAAACTGGCCCACCTTCTAAATCGACTTACAAGAGGCCGAATCCATTTTCGCCGAAAACTCTGGCTGACCAGCCTGCTGTGGATCCTTTATCGAGCCCGAGTTCTGAGAACCTAAGCAGGTCAGGCCCCGCCAAACCAGTCGCCATGGCAACACCTGACAGCGTCGCTCAGCCCGATCACCTTATTCATGATGAATACATGCCTTCTAAATACGAATCCTTCTTAACAAAGAAATTCGAAGGAATGCTCGAAAAAGCAGTtgatcggctggccaaaaagaTCGAGGCCGTGGAATCTCTTCTAGGGGCCTCCGTTGAATACGAGCGCCAAAGGGTCAATGCCCTCCAGGATCACCAGCAACGCATGGAAGCTAAATTAAAGGCCTTAGAACAGGAGGTTTCTAAACTACGTGCTGATGCTGTTAAAAACGAGGCAGCAGTTAACAAGAGTGAGCGGTTCTCGAGGAGAAACAACATCCGTATCGTCGGGATTGATGAAACAGAGCCTACATCGCGTTCGGAGGTCATCGGAGCAACATCCCAGCCCCAACAAAGCGAAAATTGTATCGAGATAGCTGAAGATAAGCTTCGATCGCTCTTTGGTATCAGCTCGAAGGTTGAGCGGGCCCACCGCGACGGGAAGAAGGTTTCCGGAAAACCCCGTCACATCTTAGTAAAGCTATTATCATACCGTGACAAAGTTGAAGTTATGAAGAAAGCTCGCGATGttctgaaaaaagaaaaattcttcatCATAGATGATCTCACGAGCGCTGATCTTTACGAAAAGCGTAAATGGGCGAAACAGGTTCAATCGCTTTACACACAAGGTGTAAGAATGCGTTTCTACGCTGGCAAGTGGCGTCTTCGTGGAGGAGATGCCTACAACTTTGAGGAAACATCCCGGGACACTTCTCATCATGTAGGCCACGACTCTTTCAATTCAGCCTCTGGTTATGCCTAA